From Anopheles darlingi chromosome 2, idAnoDarlMG_H_01, whole genome shotgun sequence, the proteins below share one genomic window:
- the LOC125950184 gene encoding protein fem-1 homolog CG6966 isoform X1, with protein MLIDAIVRTLIVRTLYRRRRSKCALLRALLRMVNFRRFGHYQRYLANGPEAGARAPAPPAPEVAGGGIPQRVPEPQQQQQQQPRHRRRLMIHRFRIVGEEEFLQQGEDMMKWTARLLPLDLKSLVMMKTTGATPLLIACRNGHFDVVQYLIKRCQADVEQSGSVIFDGETIEGAPPLWCASAAGHTNIVKLLVQHGAKVNSTTKTNSTPLRAACFDGHYEIVKYLVSHGADIEVANRHGHTCLMIACYKGHFKIAQYLLSLKADVNRRSVKGNTALHDCAESGSLEILQLLLQHGATMDVDSYGMTPLLAASVTGHLPIVEHLIKLPFVSRDDRIAALELLGATFVDKKRDMLGALSFWKRAMEDRYNNSPILPKQIRDPVPAYDYVQEVNNLATLEELVMDPDEMRMQALLIRERILGPVHPDTSYYIRFRGAVYADSGRFDRCIELWTYALSMQQSILEPLNPMTQSSLLSFAELFSFMLGEVGRPITRGRIVPPIETSDMLVVFKKSIHEVQLGQEMLDQMPYHERDHGALSRALVISLHLACLLVRLLDEEEELCTEEMKHQILKALYELVSLKIVSKTGQTALHLACCKEAALVGRYPVCQLPSPRLVKALLQVGADPNAQDDSGNTPLHLAAQARPCPPTLAQTLLEHGAHLDTQNVDGATFETLLQNQQLHELVNPIKYTRLSCLAARVIKRHGLDYQHEIPKCLQGFVDSH; from the exons ATGCTCATCGATGCCATCGTACGGACGTTGATCGTGCGTACCCTCTATCGGCGACGTCGCTCCAAATGTGCACTGCTTCGGGCACTGCTTAGAATGGTTAACTTTCGGCGCTTCGGACACTACCAACGCTACCTCGCCAATGGCCCCGAGGCTGGTGCGcgtgcaccggcaccaccggcaccggaagtggCCGGCGGTGGCATTCCGCAACGTGTTCcggaaccgcagcagcagcaacagcagcagccgcgtcATCGCAGACGGCTCATGATTCATCGTTTTCGAATCGTCGGTGAAGAGGAGTTCCTCCAGCAGGGCGAAGACATGATG AAATGGACCGCACGGCTCCTTCCGCTCGATCTCAAatcgctggtgatgatgaagacgacCGGCGCCACACCGCTCCTGATCGCCTGCCGCAATGGGCACTTTGATGTGGTGCAGTATCTGATCAAACGCTGCCAGGCGGACGTCGAGCAGTCCGGTTCGGTCATCTTCGATGGCGAAACGATAGAGGGTGCACCGCCGCTCTGGTGCGCCTCGGCCGCCGGTCACACCAACATAGTTAAGCTCTTAGTCCAACACGGTGCCAAAGTGAACAGTACAACCAAAACGAACAGCACACCACTGCGAGCGGCCTGCTTCGATGGACACTACGAAATAGTGAAATACCTTGTATCACATGGTGCAG ACATCGAGGTGGCGAATCGTCACGGACACACCTGCCTGATGATTGCCTGCTACAAGGGACATTTCAAAATAGCACAATATTTGCTGTCGCTGAAGGCGGACGTGAACCGGCGTAGTGTGAAGGGCAACACGGCCCTGCACGATTGCGCCGAGTCGGGTTCGCTCGAGATCCTACAGCTACTCCTGCAGCACGGTGCCACGATGGATGTGGATTCCTACG GCATGACGCCCCTGCTAGCGGCTAGCGTTACCGGTCACCTGCCGATCGTGGAACATCTGATCAAACTTCCGTTCGTGTCGCGCGATGATCGGATTGCCGCCCTCGAACTGCTCGGTGCTACGTTCGTCGACAAGAAACGGGACATGCTGGGAGCCCTTTCCTTCTGGAAGCGTGCCATGGAAGACAG ATATAACAATAGCCCCATCCTGCCGAAACAGATCCGTGACCCAGTGCCTGCGTACGATTATGTGCAAGAAGTGAACAATCTGGCGACGCTCGAGGAGCTTGTGATGGATCCGGACGAGATGCGCATGCAGGCACTGCTGATCCGCGAACGGATACTGGGCCCGGTGCATCCGGACACCAGCTACTACATTCGGTTCCGGGGCGCAGTGTACGCGGACTCGGGCCGGTTCGATCGTTGCATCGAGCTGTGGACGTACGCGCTCTCGATGCAGCAAAGCATCCTGGAACCGCTCAACCCCATGACGCAGTCCTCCCTGCTGTCGTTTGCCGAGCTGTTCAGCTTCATGCTGGGCGAGGTCGGGCGACCGATCACGCGCGGTCGCATCGTGCCACCGATCGAAACGTCCGACATGCTGGTAGTGTTCAAGAAATCGATCCACGAGGTACAGCTCGGCCAGGAAATGCTCGATCAAATGCCGTACCATGAGCGGGACCATGGGGCGCTTAGCCGAGCGTTGGTGATTTCGTTGCAtcttgcctgcctgctggtgcggctgctcgacgaggaggaggaactgtGCACGGAAGAGATGAAGCACCAGATACTGAAGGCACTGTACGAGCTGGTTAGCTTAAAG ATTGTTTCGAAAACGGGTCAAACGGCACTCCATCTGGCGTGCTGTAAAGAGGCTGCCCTCGTCGGACGGTACCCGGTCTGTCAGCTACCCTCGCCCCGGCTCGTGAAGGCCCTGCTGCAGGTTGGTGCCGATCCGAACGCGCAAGACGACAGTGGCAACACGCCGCTACATTTGGCAGCTCAGGCACGCCCCTGCCCACCCACGTTGGCACAAACTTTGCTCGAGCACGGTGCACACTTG GATACGCAAAATGTGGATGGCGCCACGTTTGAGACGCTTCTGCAAAACCAGCAGCTACACGAGCTGGTCAACCCGATCAAGTATACCCGGTTGTCCTGTTTGGCGGCGCGCGTCATCAAGCGCCACGGGCTCGACTACCAGCACGAGATACCCAAGTGCTTGCAGGGCTTTGTCGATTCGCACTAG
- the LOC125950184 gene encoding protein fem-1 homolog CG6966 isoform X2 — MTSSQSASAASSEAAIGGGGQQHPPMAENGTTTMLSGVLESVFNAARTGNLAALKKWTARLLPLDLKSLVMMKTTGATPLLIACRNGHFDVVQYLIKRCQADVEQSGSVIFDGETIEGAPPLWCASAAGHTNIVKLLVQHGAKVNSTTKTNSTPLRAACFDGHYEIVKYLVSHGADIEVANRHGHTCLMIACYKGHFKIAQYLLSLKADVNRRSVKGNTALHDCAESGSLEILQLLLQHGATMDVDSYGMTPLLAASVTGHLPIVEHLIKLPFVSRDDRIAALELLGATFVDKKRDMLGALSFWKRAMEDRYNNSPILPKQIRDPVPAYDYVQEVNNLATLEELVMDPDEMRMQALLIRERILGPVHPDTSYYIRFRGAVYADSGRFDRCIELWTYALSMQQSILEPLNPMTQSSLLSFAELFSFMLGEVGRPITRGRIVPPIETSDMLVVFKKSIHEVQLGQEMLDQMPYHERDHGALSRALVISLHLACLLVRLLDEEEELCTEEMKHQILKALYELVSLKIVSKTGQTALHLACCKEAALVGRYPVCQLPSPRLVKALLQVGADPNAQDDSGNTPLHLAAQARPCPPTLAQTLLEHGAHLDTQNVDGATFETLLQNQQLHELVNPIKYTRLSCLAARVIKRHGLDYQHEIPKCLQGFVDSH; from the exons AAATGGACCGCACGGCTCCTTCCGCTCGATCTCAAatcgctggtgatgatgaagacgacCGGCGCCACACCGCTCCTGATCGCCTGCCGCAATGGGCACTTTGATGTGGTGCAGTATCTGATCAAACGCTGCCAGGCGGACGTCGAGCAGTCCGGTTCGGTCATCTTCGATGGCGAAACGATAGAGGGTGCACCGCCGCTCTGGTGCGCCTCGGCCGCCGGTCACACCAACATAGTTAAGCTCTTAGTCCAACACGGTGCCAAAGTGAACAGTACAACCAAAACGAACAGCACACCACTGCGAGCGGCCTGCTTCGATGGACACTACGAAATAGTGAAATACCTTGTATCACATGGTGCAG ACATCGAGGTGGCGAATCGTCACGGACACACCTGCCTGATGATTGCCTGCTACAAGGGACATTTCAAAATAGCACAATATTTGCTGTCGCTGAAGGCGGACGTGAACCGGCGTAGTGTGAAGGGCAACACGGCCCTGCACGATTGCGCCGAGTCGGGTTCGCTCGAGATCCTACAGCTACTCCTGCAGCACGGTGCCACGATGGATGTGGATTCCTACG GCATGACGCCCCTGCTAGCGGCTAGCGTTACCGGTCACCTGCCGATCGTGGAACATCTGATCAAACTTCCGTTCGTGTCGCGCGATGATCGGATTGCCGCCCTCGAACTGCTCGGTGCTACGTTCGTCGACAAGAAACGGGACATGCTGGGAGCCCTTTCCTTCTGGAAGCGTGCCATGGAAGACAG ATATAACAATAGCCCCATCCTGCCGAAACAGATCCGTGACCCAGTGCCTGCGTACGATTATGTGCAAGAAGTGAACAATCTGGCGACGCTCGAGGAGCTTGTGATGGATCCGGACGAGATGCGCATGCAGGCACTGCTGATCCGCGAACGGATACTGGGCCCGGTGCATCCGGACACCAGCTACTACATTCGGTTCCGGGGCGCAGTGTACGCGGACTCGGGCCGGTTCGATCGTTGCATCGAGCTGTGGACGTACGCGCTCTCGATGCAGCAAAGCATCCTGGAACCGCTCAACCCCATGACGCAGTCCTCCCTGCTGTCGTTTGCCGAGCTGTTCAGCTTCATGCTGGGCGAGGTCGGGCGACCGATCACGCGCGGTCGCATCGTGCCACCGATCGAAACGTCCGACATGCTGGTAGTGTTCAAGAAATCGATCCACGAGGTACAGCTCGGCCAGGAAATGCTCGATCAAATGCCGTACCATGAGCGGGACCATGGGGCGCTTAGCCGAGCGTTGGTGATTTCGTTGCAtcttgcctgcctgctggtgcggctgctcgacgaggaggaggaactgtGCACGGAAGAGATGAAGCACCAGATACTGAAGGCACTGTACGAGCTGGTTAGCTTAAAG ATTGTTTCGAAAACGGGTCAAACGGCACTCCATCTGGCGTGCTGTAAAGAGGCTGCCCTCGTCGGACGGTACCCGGTCTGTCAGCTACCCTCGCCCCGGCTCGTGAAGGCCCTGCTGCAGGTTGGTGCCGATCCGAACGCGCAAGACGACAGTGGCAACACGCCGCTACATTTGGCAGCTCAGGCACGCCCCTGCCCACCCACGTTGGCACAAACTTTGCTCGAGCACGGTGCACACTTG GATACGCAAAATGTGGATGGCGCCACGTTTGAGACGCTTCTGCAAAACCAGCAGCTACACGAGCTGGTCAACCCGATCAAGTATACCCGGTTGTCCTGTTTGGCGGCGCGCGTCATCAAGCGCCACGGGCTCGACTACCAGCACGAGATACCCAAGTGCTTGCAGGGCTTTGTCGATTCGCACTAG
- the LOC125950219 gene encoding uncharacterized protein LOC125950219 — protein MRSSQILVHLLSAALLAQPLLAAPIFWFLPWSFPNFPTSTSSTSGSTSSSASSGASNSSNVSVAIGNRVNTSTGLDDYGTNITNVQINVNRQRRSVANTFLNLNDLGDGGSGGDDAEADTGGSYISIGEHIIRLPANISNLTLNTYLINGVPVDESMAVPSEMDGNAGETNLLVTTIRLFRNFLKSFLAPASG, from the exons ATGCGTTCCTCACAGATCTTGGTGCATCTCCTGTCGGCCGCACTGCTG GCTCAACCGTTACTGGCTGCCCCGATATTTTGGTTTCTACCCTGGAGTTTCCCCAACTTCCCGACGAGCACATCGAGCACTTCCGGCAGTACCAGCTCCTCCGCCTCCAGCGGTGCATCGAACTCTTCGAACGTTTCGGTTGCGATCGGCAATCGCGTCAACACTTCGACCGGGCTCGATGATTACGGTACCAACATAACGAACGTGCAGATCAACGTGAATCGGCAGCGCCGTTCAGTTGCTAACACGTTTCTCAACCTGAACGACCTCGGTGAcggaggtagtggtggtgatgatgcagaaGCTGATACCGGTGGTTCCTACATTTCCATCGGTGAACACATTATTCGACTGCCGGCAAACATCTCCAATCTCACTCTTAACACGTACCTCATTAACGGAGTGCCGGTGGACGAAAGCATGGCGGTTCCGAGCGAGATGGATGGAAACGCTGGAGAGACCAATCTACTGGTGACGACAATAAGGCTTTTTAGGAACTTTTTAAAATCATTCCTCGCACCAGCTAGCGGCTAG